A single genomic interval of Porphyromonas sp. oral taxon 275 harbors:
- a CDS encoding pitrilysin family protein, with amino-acid sequence MKLQQRILTFLAVVSLGVATFSGVTPLRAQAPQSIPALPLDTAVRMGKLPNGLSYFIRHNAEPQARAEFYIVQRVGSMQEEDSQRGLAHFLEHIAFNGTKHFPGKGIDHFLEGIGASFGSNINAYTSFDETVYTLMNIPVPRKSVVDSCILILHDWSNSLSLEDKEIDAERGVIEEEWRSRDSGDARNQERLLELTFPGNKYGQRMPIGKMDIVRNFPYQVLRDYYKKWYRPDQQALVIVGDINVDEVEASIKRLFADIPAPVGAAERVYVPVENNDKPIVAIASDPEATQNLLSITYKQEVTPPEIRASILGVAMRYVKHMITAMANERFGDITQKPNAPFLGASMDIGPLFGLAKTKDATGFGAAFKEGAWEPALKALTAEMVRIKKYGFNKSEYERARKEYLVNVKKLYNERNKRKNKAWAEEYVSYFTDGGTLLDIPTYYDLISKMSEQITLEQINGALAELLTEDNLVLMLSSVKKDGVKIPTEAEFLAAYETGIRQQVEPLKEAVSNEKLLDKLPMKGKVVKELKDQKYGSTIWTLSNGVRVVLKKTDYKEDEILMSAQRGGGSLSMTASPLDKKLLNQLSDLGGLGKFDVTALGKALAGRIASVSTNVSNLYDDISGSSSKEDLETMLQLLYLSITAPRADQEAFKTWQEQTLAGLQAAKANPLSSLGDSISRFLYPKSPERYPLTEAEVKEANYERVLKLHHSRFATAEGFTYYFIGNIDEATLRPLVERYIASLPVKKGVQHKAPYDKVVRAIPGTHTKLYSKEMATPTGIAVNSLSAPSTYSHKGILIASTLSSILDQLYTKTIREDEGGTYGVSANVSLGRYPQPYYSMTVQFQTEPTKVEKLNALVFHGLEDIAKNGPSQDYFDKAIKNMEKEHSESLRRNGYWLSQLNHYYGQGLDLVTDFDQVRKSITPAEVQALAKQLIEAKDRITIYFKSIEPKK; translated from the coding sequence ATGAAGCTACAACAGCGCATTCTGACCTTCCTCGCGGTGGTCTCCCTCGGAGTCGCCACCTTCAGCGGGGTCACTCCCCTCAGAGCGCAAGCCCCCCAGAGCATCCCTGCCCTGCCCCTTGATACGGCCGTGCGCATGGGTAAGCTCCCCAACGGCTTGAGCTACTTCATCCGCCATAATGCCGAGCCCCAGGCGCGCGCGGAGTTCTACATCGTCCAGCGCGTCGGCTCGATGCAGGAGGAGGATAGCCAGCGCGGACTGGCGCACTTCCTCGAGCACATTGCCTTCAACGGGACGAAGCACTTCCCCGGCAAGGGCATTGACCACTTCCTCGAAGGCATCGGCGCCAGCTTCGGAAGCAACATCAACGCCTATACCAGCTTCGACGAGACCGTCTACACGCTGATGAACATCCCCGTCCCACGCAAGAGCGTCGTGGATAGCTGCATCCTCATCCTCCACGACTGGAGCAATAGCCTCAGCCTAGAGGACAAGGAGATCGACGCCGAGCGCGGCGTCATCGAGGAGGAGTGGCGCAGCCGTGACAGCGGGGACGCGCGCAATCAGGAGCGCCTCCTCGAGCTCACCTTCCCTGGCAACAAGTACGGCCAGCGCATGCCTATCGGTAAGATGGACATCGTCCGTAACTTCCCCTACCAGGTGCTGCGCGACTACTACAAGAAGTGGTACCGCCCCGACCAGCAGGCGCTGGTCATCGTCGGGGACATCAATGTAGACGAGGTCGAGGCCTCCATCAAGCGCCTCTTCGCCGATATCCCCGCCCCCGTGGGAGCTGCTGAGCGCGTCTACGTCCCCGTAGAGAACAACGACAAGCCCATCGTGGCCATAGCCTCCGACCCCGAGGCTACGCAGAACCTCCTGAGCATCACGTACAAGCAGGAGGTGACGCCCCCCGAGATCCGCGCCAGCATCCTCGGCGTGGCTATGCGCTATGTCAAGCACATGATCACCGCCATGGCCAACGAGCGCTTCGGCGACATCACGCAGAAGCCTAACGCACCCTTCCTCGGTGCCTCGATGGATATAGGCCCGCTCTTCGGCCTGGCTAAGACCAAGGACGCCACAGGCTTCGGCGCTGCCTTCAAGGAAGGTGCCTGGGAGCCCGCCCTCAAGGCGCTGACGGCCGAGATGGTCCGCATCAAGAAGTACGGCTTCAACAAGAGCGAGTACGAGCGTGCCCGCAAGGAATACCTCGTCAACGTGAAGAAGCTCTATAACGAGCGCAACAAGCGCAAGAACAAGGCTTGGGCAGAGGAGTACGTCAGCTACTTCACCGACGGTGGCACCCTGCTGGACATCCCCACCTACTACGACCTCATCAGCAAGATGAGCGAGCAGATAACGCTCGAGCAGATCAATGGCGCGCTGGCCGAGCTCCTGACGGAGGACAACCTCGTGCTCATGCTCTCGAGCGTCAAGAAGGACGGCGTCAAGATCCCCACCGAGGCGGAGTTCCTCGCCGCCTACGAGACGGGCATCCGTCAGCAGGTCGAGCCCCTCAAGGAAGCCGTCAGCAACGAGAAGCTCCTCGATAAGCTACCGATGAAGGGCAAGGTCGTCAAGGAGCTGAAGGACCAGAAGTACGGCTCCACCATCTGGACGCTGAGCAATGGCGTACGCGTCGTCCTGAAGAAGACCGACTATAAGGAGGACGAGATCCTGATGAGCGCCCAGCGCGGTGGCGGTAGCCTCTCGATGACGGCCAGCCCGCTGGACAAGAAGCTGCTGAACCAGCTCTCCGACCTCGGAGGCCTTGGGAAGTTCGACGTCACGGCCCTCGGCAAGGCTCTGGCCGGCCGCATCGCCTCCGTCTCGACGAACGTCTCCAACCTCTACGACGACATCAGTGGCTCCAGCTCCAAGGAGGACCTCGAGACCATGCTCCAGCTGCTCTACCTCTCGATCACCGCACCTCGCGCCGATCAGGAGGCCTTCAAGACCTGGCAGGAGCAGACCCTCGCAGGCCTGCAGGCAGCTAAGGCCAATCCCCTCTCCTCCCTCGGTGACTCCATCTCCCGCTTCCTCTATCCCAAGAGCCCCGAGCGCTATCCGCTCACCGAGGCAGAGGTCAAGGAGGCCAACTACGAGCGTGTGCTCAAGCTCCACCACAGCCGCTTCGCTACGGCTGAGGGCTTCACCTACTACTTTATAGGGAATATCGACGAGGCTACCCTCCGTCCGCTGGTAGAGCGCTACATCGCTTCGCTCCCCGTCAAGAAGGGGGTGCAGCACAAGGCGCCCTACGATAAGGTCGTCAGAGCGATCCCCGGCACGCACACCAAGCTCTACAGTAAGGAGATGGCTACCCCCACGGGCATCGCGGTGAACTCCCTCTCGGCGCCCAGCACCTACAGCCATAAGGGTATCCTCATCGCCTCCACGCTCTCCTCTATCCTCGACCAGCTCTACACGAAGACGATCCGCGAGGACGAGGGCGGCACCTACGGCGTCAGCGCCAATGTCTCGCTAGGCCGCTACCCTCAGCCCTACTACTCGATGACGGTCCAGTTCCAGACCGAGCCCACCAAGGTAGAGAAGCTCAACGCGCTCGTCTTCCACGGGCTTGAGGACATCGCCAAGAACGGTCCCAGCCAGGACTACTTCGACAAGGCGATCAAGAACATGGAGAAGGAGCACAGCGAGAGCCTGCGCCGCAATGGCTACTGGCTCAGTCAGCTCAACCACTACTACGGCCAAGGACTGGACCTCGTGACGGACTTCGACCAGGTGCGCAAGAGCATCACGCCCGCCGAGGTGCAGGCTCTGGCCAAGCAGCTCATAGAGGCTAAGGACCGCATCACCATCTACTTCAAGTCCATCGAGCCTAAGAAGTAG
- a CDS encoding NCS2 family permease yields MQALYRLVGFDPTKYKLRTELMAGLTTFLTMSYILAVNPDILSSTGMDKGAVFTATALASAIGTLLIAFLAKLPFAQAPSMGINAFFAFTLVMGMGYSWQAALAAVFVEGIIFILLTVFNIREQIVRCIPKNLRFAISAGIGFFIAFIGLKNAGIIVASEATFVTLGAFTPVATLAVIGIILSAVLMVLRVRGALFYSIILCTLIGIPMGVTQIPEGFVPVSLPKSIAPTFLQFDFAALLNLDMALTIFALVFMDIFNTVGTLIGAAAKTEMMDSEGNVRHIKEAMLADAVATSVGAVCGTSTVTTFVESSAGIAEGGRTGMTALATAGLFVVSLFLAPLFLLIPSAATTGALVLVGVLMLSSIQDIDLMDISEAMPSFITVLTMVLTYNIAEGMSLGLISYTLVKLLSGQWRQVSLTLYIVSTLLVLRYIMM; encoded by the coding sequence ATGCAAGCACTCTACCGCCTCGTGGGCTTCGACCCCACGAAGTATAAGCTCCGCACGGAGCTCATGGCAGGTCTGACGACCTTCCTCACGATGAGCTATATCCTAGCCGTCAACCCCGACATCCTTAGCTCTACGGGAATGGACAAGGGGGCTGTCTTCACGGCCACAGCTCTGGCGTCGGCCATCGGGACGCTGCTCATCGCCTTCCTCGCCAAGCTGCCCTTCGCCCAGGCCCCCAGCATGGGGATCAACGCCTTCTTCGCCTTCACCCTCGTCATGGGCATGGGCTACAGCTGGCAGGCCGCACTGGCGGCGGTCTTCGTCGAGGGGATCATCTTCATCCTCCTCACCGTCTTCAACATCCGCGAGCAGATCGTGCGCTGCATCCCGAAGAACCTCCGCTTCGCCATCTCGGCGGGGATAGGCTTCTTCATCGCCTTCATCGGGCTCAAGAATGCAGGTATCATCGTCGCCAGCGAGGCGACCTTCGTCACCCTCGGCGCCTTCACCCCCGTGGCTACGCTGGCCGTCATCGGGATCATCCTCAGCGCGGTGCTGATGGTGCTGCGCGTCCGTGGGGCGCTCTTCTACAGCATCATCCTCTGCACGCTCATCGGTATCCCTATGGGCGTGACTCAGATCCCCGAGGGCTTCGTGCCCGTATCGCTGCCGAAGTCGATTGCCCCGACCTTCCTGCAGTTCGACTTCGCTGCGCTGCTCAATCTGGATATGGCGCTGACGATCTTCGCCCTGGTCTTCATGGACATCTTCAACACCGTCGGGACGCTCATCGGAGCGGCTGCCAAGACGGAGATGATGGACAGCGAGGGCAACGTGCGCCACATCAAGGAGGCCATGCTGGCCGACGCCGTAGCGACCTCCGTGGGGGCTGTCTGCGGCACCTCGACGGTGACGACCTTCGTCGAGAGCAGTGCGGGGATCGCCGAGGGCGGCCGTACGGGGATGACCGCGCTGGCCACAGCAGGGCTCTTCGTCGTATCCCTCTTCCTAGCTCCGCTCTTCCTGCTCATTCCCTCGGCCGCCACTACGGGCGCGCTGGTGCTGGTGGGGGTACTGATGCTGAGCTCCATTCAGGACATCGACCTCATGGATATCTCGGAGGCGATGCCTAGCTTCATCACCGTGCTGACGATGGTGCTGACCTACAACATCGCCGAGGGCATGTCCCTCGGACTGATCAGCTACACGCTGGTCAAGCTCCTGAGTGGGCAGTGGCGTCAGGTGTCCCTCACCCTCTACATCGTCTCGACGCTGCTGGTGCTGCGCTACATCATGATGTAG
- the rpsU gene encoding 30S ribosomal protein S21 codes for MIVVPVKEGENIERALRRFKRKFEKTGTMRALRARQAFIKPSVARRKKMEKAIYVKQLHQAEEQ; via the coding sequence ATGATCGTAGTTCCAGTAAAAGAGGGCGAAAACATCGAAAGAGCTCTGAGACGCTTCAAGAGAAAGTTTGAGAAGACGGGCACGATGCGCGCCCTGCGTGCACGTCAGGCCTTCATCAAGCCTTCGGTGGCTCGACGCAAGAAGATGGAGAAGGCCATCTACGTCAAGCAGCTCCATCAGGCTGAAGAGCAGTAG
- a CDS encoding DUF5020 family protein, with product MIKHYLLAAASLLSLGSLSAQNVQLHYDLGRKLNGQDQAERPQLTTTVELFRADKWGNTFFFVDMDYRREGVTSAYWEISREFRLGKLPLNLHLEYNGGLSNSFSYKNAYLAGLTYAYNRRDYSAGFTLTPMYKYLARQDRPDSWQLTGTWYLHLAGGLCTFNGFADLWGDRHFVTGKNTTIFITEPQLWLNLNKLPGVDPAFRLSVGTEVEISSNFAAMDKTIINPTLALKWTF from the coding sequence ATGATCAAGCACTACCTGCTCGCCGCCGCCTCGCTCCTCTCCCTCGGGAGCCTCTCGGCACAGAATGTACAGCTACACTACGACCTCGGTCGCAAGCTCAACGGCCAGGATCAGGCCGAGCGCCCCCAGCTGACGACAACCGTCGAACTCTTCCGCGCCGACAAGTGGGGGAACACTTTCTTCTTCGTCGATATGGACTACCGCCGCGAGGGGGTGACCTCGGCCTACTGGGAGATCTCACGTGAGTTCCGCCTCGGCAAGCTCCCCCTCAATCTGCATCTGGAGTACAACGGCGGGCTAAGCAATAGCTTCAGCTACAAGAATGCCTATCTGGCGGGGCTGACCTATGCCTACAACCGCCGCGACTACTCGGCAGGCTTCACCCTGACGCCTATGTACAAGTATCTGGCACGTCAGGACAGACCCGACTCCTGGCAGCTGACGGGCACCTGGTACCTCCATCTAGCAGGCGGCCTCTGCACCTTCAATGGCTTCGCCGACCTCTGGGGGGATCGCCACTTCGTCACGGGGAAGAATACCACCATCTTCATCACCGAGCCCCAGCTCTGGCTCAACCTCAATAAGCTCCCAGGCGTAGACCCTGCCTTCCGCCTCAGCGTCGGCACCGAGGTAGAGATCAGCAGCAACTTCGCCGCTATGGACAAGACCATCATCAATCCTACCCTAGCGCTCAAGTGGACCTTCTAG
- a CDS encoding DUF3256 family protein, with protein MIKRSLYILCLLLLGYAGLSAEPLRKELRSALETTQLLEVSQLEALDKALADSALRLPLQLGDSIQLLRYDGRSLSLQTSPVSRASLQLMPLMGQGRYVLVVEQVSSPQTDSRVSLLDSAGQVVARPFLTLPTAEDFIQRLRLDPNSTATVRLRELLSPLHLELTWDDMVSCLCARPSLLLQPEDSKLPGLQALIDRLPLLLARWSGKDFAPFQHP; from the coding sequence ATGATCAAGCGCAGCCTCTATATCCTCTGCCTGCTGCTCCTCGGCTACGCAGGCCTCAGCGCCGAACCTCTACGTAAGGAGCTGCGTAGCGCGCTGGAGACCACGCAGCTGCTGGAGGTCTCTCAGCTCGAGGCCCTCGACAAGGCCCTTGCCGATAGTGCCCTACGCCTGCCCCTACAGCTCGGCGACAGCATCCAGCTCCTCCGCTACGACGGGCGCAGCCTCAGCCTGCAGACGAGCCCAGTCTCACGCGCCAGCCTCCAGCTCATGCCTCTGATGGGTCAGGGGAGGTATGTGCTCGTGGTCGAGCAGGTCAGCTCGCCGCAGACCGACAGCCGGGTGAGCCTGCTGGACTCGGCGGGTCAGGTCGTCGCACGTCCCTTCCTCACGCTCCCCACAGCAGAGGATTTCATCCAGAGACTCCGCCTCGACCCGAATTCGACCGCTACGGTGCGCCTTAGGGAGCTCCTCAGCCCCCTGCACCTCGAGCTCACTTGGGACGATATGGTGAGCTGCCTCTGCGCGCGGCCCTCACTCCTGCTGCAGCCTGAGGACAGCAAGCTCCCGGGGCTACAGGCACTCATCGATCGCCTCCCTCTGCTCCTAGCCCGCTGGTCGGGGAAGGACTTCGCTCCCTTCCAGCATCCCTAA
- a CDS encoding restriction endonuclease: protein MQVQEHEFIPSLERLWGEGMHLPAPEGYERWFFRWEGSAGYRASYVLGAQWLDQARGLSLVVSPKQGCARIDFLQMFGRCLASGIESKALAQIYSLDLEQPRIKAPQLQSVLSPLILAHFLSVIQELLQRGLKRGYVPREENLKKVKGRLAISLNERCNIQRKRLDKFYCRYQEYSEDIPENRILKKALRFAQQVLYTLESAGLRPLQEAISRCLSSFARVGDEIEVWELKQFKTQKLYQEYPVAIRLAQTILRLYDYSLTKVTAREELCPVFWLDMPLLYEHYVLGLLKEAYGDRIEYQKEGATGRPDFVCYQPRLVMDTKYKPHLAGGKLDMDIVRQLAGYARDRRLFSEAPTAPIPCLVIYPTTEEAEPNPFAAHPLEDFLCPEREDKDLWGFYRLAVPLPTLSVQ, encoded by the coding sequence ATGCAGGTTCAGGAACATGAGTTCATCCCCTCGCTCGAGAGATTATGGGGCGAGGGGATGCACCTCCCTGCACCGGAGGGATACGAGCGCTGGTTCTTCCGCTGGGAGGGCTCGGCTGGCTACCGTGCCTCCTACGTCCTCGGAGCACAATGGCTTGATCAAGCGCGAGGGCTGTCCTTAGTGGTCAGCCCTAAGCAAGGCTGCGCGCGAATAGACTTCCTCCAGATGTTCGGCCGCTGTCTTGCCTCGGGCATAGAGTCCAAGGCCTTAGCTCAGATCTACAGCCTAGATCTAGAGCAGCCCCGTATCAAGGCTCCGCAACTGCAGAGCGTACTGAGCCCCCTCATCCTCGCCCACTTCCTCTCTGTGATCCAGGAGCTCCTCCAGCGGGGGCTCAAGCGAGGCTATGTACCGCGGGAGGAGAACCTCAAGAAGGTCAAAGGACGCCTGGCCATCTCGCTCAACGAGCGCTGCAACATCCAGCGCAAGCGACTCGACAAGTTCTACTGCAGGTATCAGGAATACTCCGAGGACATCCCTGAGAATAGGATCCTGAAGAAGGCACTACGCTTCGCGCAGCAGGTCCTCTACACCCTCGAGAGCGCAGGCCTACGGCCGCTACAGGAAGCGATCAGCCGCTGTCTCTCCTCCTTTGCTCGGGTAGGAGATGAGATCGAGGTCTGGGAGCTGAAGCAGTTCAAGACGCAGAAGCTGTACCAGGAGTACCCCGTGGCCATTCGGCTAGCACAGACCATCCTCCGCCTCTACGACTATAGTCTCACGAAGGTCACGGCTAGGGAAGAGCTGTGTCCTGTATTCTGGCTAGACATGCCGCTACTCTACGAGCACTACGTCCTCGGGCTCCTGAAGGAGGCCTACGGAGATCGTATCGAGTACCAAAAGGAGGGCGCGACAGGACGCCCCGACTTCGTCTGCTATCAGCCTCGACTTGTGATGGACACCAAGTACAAGCCTCACCTAGCAGGTGGCAAGCTAGATATGGACATCGTGAGGCAGCTGGCGGGCTACGCGAGAGACCGTAGGCTATTCAGCGAAGCCCCCACGGCGCCTATTCCCTGCCTTGTGATCTACCCAACGACCGAGGAGGCGGAGCCGAATCCCTTTGCAGCACATCCGCTTGAGGACTTCCTTTGCCCAGAGCGAGAGGACAAGGATCTTTGGGGCTTCTATCGCCTAGCGGTACCACTACCCACGCTCTCTGTCCAATAG
- the kdsA gene encoding 3-deoxy-8-phosphooctulonate synthase — protein sequence MIHYKDLTASPNFFLMAGPCAIEDEETPLYIAERIVELTHRLGIPYIFKGSYRKANRSRVDSFTGIGDERALKVLRRVRETFDIPVVTDIHETQEAELAASYDVDVLQIPAFLCRQTDLIAAAARTGKMVNIKKGQFLAASGMEHAAHKVTECGNEQVILTERGNSFGYSDLVVDFTNIPAMQHSGFPVVMDVTHSLQRPNQASGVTGGKPQLIETIAKAAVAVGVDGLFFETHPDPARAKSDGANMLPLELFGPLLERLIRLRQAL from the coding sequence ATGATCCACTACAAAGACCTCACGGCCAGCCCCAACTTCTTCCTCATGGCTGGCCCCTGTGCCATCGAGGACGAGGAGACGCCCCTCTACATCGCAGAGCGCATCGTCGAGCTAACGCATCGCCTCGGCATCCCTTATATCTTCAAGGGCTCGTACCGCAAGGCCAATCGCTCCCGCGTGGATAGCTTCACCGGCATCGGCGACGAGCGTGCGCTGAAGGTACTGCGCCGCGTGCGTGAGACCTTCGACATCCCTGTCGTCACCGACATCCACGAGACGCAGGAGGCGGAGCTAGCAGCCAGCTACGACGTCGACGTCCTACAGATCCCCGCCTTCCTCTGCCGCCAGACCGACCTCATCGCTGCGGCGGCACGCACGGGCAAGATGGTGAACATCAAGAAGGGGCAGTTCCTGGCCGCCTCAGGCATGGAGCACGCCGCGCACAAGGTCACCGAGTGCGGCAATGAGCAGGTCATCCTCACCGAGCGCGGCAATAGCTTCGGCTACTCCGACCTCGTCGTGGACTTCACCAACATCCCTGCGATGCAGCACTCGGGCTTCCCCGTCGTGATGGACGTCACGCACTCGCTGCAGCGCCCCAATCAGGCCTCGGGCGTCACAGGCGGCAAGCCCCAACTCATCGAGACCATCGCCAAGGCAGCGGTCGCTGTCGGCGTCGACGGGCTCTTCTTCGAGACGCACCCCGACCCCGCGCGTGCCAAGAGCGACGGGGCGAACATGCTCCCGCTGGAGCTCTTCGGCCCACTCCTCGAGCGCCTCATCCGTCTTCGTCAAGCCCTCTAG
- a CDS encoding uracil-xanthine permease family protein: MNPSTTSLSPMRKGVVGVQYLFVAFGATVLVPLLIGLDPSAALFSAGVGTLLFHLVTKGKVPIFLGSSFAFIAPIISATELYGLPGALFGCIGVSFVYFLMSALIRAFGTRFITRLFPPVVIGPIIMLIGLSLSSAAVKMAETNWTLAVVSLVTAIIITLYTRGIVKLIPIFLGIVVGYVVDLLFFEVDLQPVREAAWFGLPQFILPAGFEWRPILYMIPVAIAPVIEHIGDVYVVNNVAGHNFVKDPGLHRTMLGDGLACLFASLIGGPPVTTYSEVTGAMSLTKVTDPVVFRIAALTGIIFSLIGKVSALLRSIDQAILGGIMLLLFGTIAGAGISSLLHSKVKLDSARNVVIISVTLTTGIGGAALHFSSFSMAGIGLSAIIAVLLNLILPERAEDRAEA; this comes from the coding sequence ATGAACCCAAGCACTACGAGCCTCAGCCCTATGCGTAAGGGCGTCGTGGGCGTGCAGTACCTCTTCGTAGCCTTCGGCGCTACGGTGCTCGTACCGCTACTCATCGGCCTCGACCCCTCGGCTGCGCTCTTCTCCGCCGGTGTCGGCACGCTCCTCTTCCATCTGGTGACCAAGGGTAAGGTACCCATCTTCCTCGGCAGTAGCTTTGCCTTCATCGCGCCCATCATCAGCGCGACAGAGCTCTACGGACTGCCTGGGGCGCTCTTCGGCTGCATCGGGGTGAGCTTCGTCTACTTCCTCATGTCAGCCCTGATCCGCGCCTTCGGCACACGCTTCATCACGCGGCTCTTCCCTCCCGTGGTCATTGGGCCCATCATCATGCTCATCGGGCTATCGCTCTCCTCGGCCGCGGTCAAGATGGCCGAGACCAACTGGACACTCGCGGTCGTCTCGCTCGTCACGGCCATCATCATCACCCTCTACACGCGTGGCATCGTCAAGCTGATCCCGATCTTCCTCGGGATCGTGGTAGGCTACGTGGTGGATCTGCTCTTCTTCGAGGTAGATCTGCAGCCCGTGCGGGAGGCGGCATGGTTCGGCCTGCCGCAGTTCATCCTGCCCGCGGGCTTCGAGTGGCGCCCCATCCTCTATATGATCCCCGTGGCGATCGCCCCCGTCATCGAGCACATCGGCGACGTCTATGTGGTGAATAATGTAGCGGGGCACAACTTCGTCAAGGACCCCGGCCTGCACCGCACGATGCTGGGCGATGGGCTGGCCTGCCTCTTCGCCTCGCTCATCGGAGGGCCTCCTGTGACGACCTATTCGGAGGTCACGGGCGCCATGTCGCTGACGAAGGTGACGGATCCCGTGGTCTTCCGCATCGCCGCGCTGACGGGGATCATCTTCTCCCTCATCGGGAAGGTCAGCGCGCTGCTGCGTAGCATCGACCAGGCCATCCTCGGGGGCATCATGCTGCTACTCTTCGGTACGATCGCTGGGGCAGGCATCTCCAGCCTCCTGCACAGCAAGGTCAAGCTCGACTCGGCACGCAATGTCGTCATCATCTCCGTGACCCTGACCACGGGGATCGGCGGTGCGGCGCTGCACTTCAGCAGCTTCTCCATGGCCGGCATAGGCCTCTCGGCCATCATCGCCGTCCTGCTGAACCTCATCCTCCCCGAGCGCGCCGAGGACAGAGCCGAGGCCTAG
- a CDS encoding McrB family protein: MTTGREESTALRAYTELLKSKKNIILQGAPGTGKTYTTAALAVGICNESFTDFDKRARLMEEYEHLRASGRISFCTFHQSLDYEDFVEGLKPQLESGHISYRIEPGIFKSICREATLAYQEAVSEERRAPSYVLIIDEINRGNISKIFGELITLLEADKRSGGGEHSLHVKLPYSKDDFSVPSNLYIIGTMNTTDRSTGSIDYAVRRRFAFVTLEPRAAALREYYAQPSRAIPTEVQDAALALFDEINGTTEGRESFIAKHKAMDFDLEDLKVGHSYFMAESLEALQLKMRYEVIPLLQEYIKDGILRQLPDDEQYFACWREAKPFTEQPTDSQQG, encoded by the coding sequence ATGACCACAGGGAGAGAAGAGAGCACAGCGCTCAGAGCTTATACAGAGCTCCTCAAGAGCAAGAAGAATATCATTTTACAAGGTGCTCCTGGGACAGGGAAGACCTATACTACGGCAGCCCTCGCAGTCGGGATCTGTAATGAGTCCTTCACGGATTTCGACAAGCGCGCTAGGCTCATGGAGGAGTACGAGCACTTACGAGCAAGCGGGCGGATCAGCTTCTGCACCTTCCACCAGTCGCTGGACTACGAGGACTTTGTAGAGGGACTGAAACCGCAGCTAGAGAGCGGGCACATCAGCTATCGCATCGAGCCCGGGATCTTCAAGTCAATCTGCAGGGAAGCTACATTAGCCTACCAGGAGGCCGTATCGGAGGAGCGCCGCGCCCCCTCCTACGTCCTGATCATTGATGAGATCAACCGAGGCAACATCTCGAAGATCTTCGGGGAGCTCATCACCCTACTAGAGGCAGACAAGCGCAGCGGAGGAGGGGAGCACAGCCTGCACGTCAAGCTGCCCTATTCCAAGGACGACTTCTCCGTGCCCTCCAACCTATATATCATAGGGACGATGAATACCACCGACCGCTCTACGGGCTCGATCGACTACGCCGTACGCCGCCGCTTCGCCTTCGTCACCCTAGAGCCTCGGGCGGCTGCGCTCAGGGAGTACTATGCCCAGCCTTCGCGAGCCATCCCTACTGAGGTACAAGACGCAGCCTTGGCCCTCTTCGACGAGATCAATGGCACGACCGAGGGAAGAGAGTCCTTTATTGCTAAGCATAAGGCTATGGACTTCGACCTCGAGGACCTCAAGGTCGGGCATAGCTACTTCATGGCAGAGAGTCTCGAAGCCCTCCAGCTGAAGATGCGCTACGAGGTCATACCCCTGCTGCAGGAGTACATCAAGGATGGTATCCTTCGCCAGCTCCCCGATGATGAGCAGTACTTCGCCTGCTGGAGGGAGGCCAAGCCCTTTACGGAACAGCCCACGGATAGCCAGCAGGGATAA